A single genomic interval of Amblyomma americanum isolate KBUSLIRL-KWMA chromosome 11, ASM5285725v1, whole genome shotgun sequence harbors:
- the LOC144109493 gene encoding dnaJ homolog subfamily C member 25 homolog has protein sequence MTRHRQVLQLLLFTVFSVSASHAFIDGLYCGRENCYDVLGITRDTSKSEMARTYRQLARKYHPDMHKTQEAKAKAAERFTLIATAYEILKDDESRKDYDDMLDNPEAIYRHYYRYYRKRVAPKVDIRVVLAVTITVISAVQYYGAWHRYRAAIDHLITVPKYRLRAMEIAKKEGLFNPNKKKDRRRKEEIKEEEENTLKRILEEQVDIRGGYSKPTVRHVLWVQLVLLPYTIGSYLWWQARWLFKFTLGGQELGLPEKQYLIRRHMALSQSQWDALEEKDRQGFLRDELWISDKFKVWKQRQEDEMKAKLAESARYKSYRRYMKNHGPGQITFED, from the exons ATGACCAGACACCGGCAAGTTTTACAGCTCTTGCTCTTCACCGTGTTCAGCGTCAGCGCGTCCCACGCTTTCATCGATGGCCTGTACTGCGGCAGAGAAAACTGTTACGATG TATTGGGCATTACAAGAGACACATCCAAG TCCGAAATGGCACGGACTTACCGACAGCTGGCGCGGAAGTACCACCCTGACATGCACAAAACACAA GAGGCGAAGGCCAAGGCAGCAGAACGTTTCACCCTTATAGCAACAGCTTACGAG attcTCAAAGATGATGAATCTCGAAAAGACTATGATGACATGCTGGATAACCCAG AGGCGATATACAGGCATTACTACCGGTACTACCGGAAGCGGGTGGCACCTAAGGTTGACATTCGCGTCGTCCTTGCGGTCACAATCACAGTCATCTCAGCCGTTCAG tATTATGGAGCTTGGCACAGGTATCGAGCTGCCATCGATCATCTCATCACAGTGCCTAAGTACAGGCTCAGA GCCATGGAGATTGCCAAGAAGGAGGGTTTATTCAATCCTAACAAGAAAAAGGACAGGAGAAGGAAG GAGGAaataaaggaggaggaggagaacacGCTCAAGCGCATCCTGGAGGAACAGGTGGACATCCGGGGCGGCTACAGCAAGCCCACAGTGCGACACGTGCTCTGGGTGCAGCTGGTGCTGCTGCCGTACACAATCGGCTCCTACCTCTGGTGGCAGGCTCGCTGGCTCTTCAAGTTCACCCTGGGTGGCCAGGAACTGGGACTGCCTGAGAAGCAGTACCTCATCCGCCGCCATATGGCACTCTCCCAGTCCCAGTGGGACGCCCTCGAGGAGAAGGACCGTCAGGGCTTCCTCCGCGATGAGCTCTGGATTTCGGACAAATTCAAG GTCTGGAAGCAAAGGCAGGAAGATGAGATGAAAGCCAAACTTGCAGAGAGTGCACGGTACAAGAGTTACCGACGGTACATGAAGAACCATGGCCCCGGCCAGATCACATTTGAGGACTGA
- the LOC144109494 gene encoding uncharacterized protein LOC144109494 yields MMALLLDLFPEGLPCRSTLIPAVVASGLKDHWSVHMIGLCSEPCVRGKGVVVVTDSSGLVEEVVDNSRGIFSLRQKLLELPKKVRRRTVKRVRGSEVLLSCTRHRFGSKFYQWRNGSILLNPMVVSQLSGGRVKIDLGNNLHIVKAEFWDTGIYSCYDGTSLVATVRLKITRESVIAKLHMFTSYFNVAVLGGVIVLVTFSVIRGSNP; encoded by the exons ATGATGGCTTTGCTGTTAGACCTCTTCCCAGAAGGTCTTCCGTGCCGGTCCACTCTGATCCCGGCAGTCGTCGCTTCAGGGCTCAAGGACCACTGGAGCGTGCACATGATTGGCCTATGCAGC GAACCGTGCGTGCGGGGCAAGGGCGTCGTGGTGGTAACGGACTCGTCAGGCCTAGTCGAGGAGGTGGTGGACAACAGCCGCGGCATATTCTCGCTGCGCCAGAAGTTACTGGAGCTGCCCAAGAAGGTCCGGCGCCGGACCGTGAAGCGGGTGCGCGGTAGCGAGGTCCTGCTTTCCTGTACAAGGCAC CGCTTCGGCAGCAAATTCTACCAGTGGCGCAACGGGTCCATCCTGCTGAACCCGATGGTCGTGTCCCAGCTGTCTGGTGGCAGGGTCAAGATAGACCTGGGCAACAACCTGCACATCGTCAAGGCAGAGTTCTGGGACACAGGCATCTACAG CTGCTATGATGGCACATCTCTTGTTGCAACAGTCCGGCTAAAGATCACAAGAGAAAGCGTGATAGCCAAGCTTCACATGTTCACTTCATACTTCAATGTTGCCGTTCTTGGTGGCGTCATAGTGCTTGTGACATTTTCTGTTATTCGAGGCTCCAATCCATGA
- the LOC144110961 gene encoding uncharacterized protein LOC144110961, whose product MVCLSRCSKCDHTAGVVVVVVRTLLFAGTVHPCSAYDFLGAVKSLFRAREIEWSWDEYERCIRERSDDAPPRRQSVLVLLGSKVELPCPGICFPPESEAQSPWHRVDPLSKSSIAPVALGKGDTRRQLMGYGSLVVTDALPSDTGFYRCMWAGREYATYHLQVVAREPYSMVWENEHNSTEERADVPGFPLVTWLEWSEWSGCDRCGSVGRRRRAGLCTVGYKARRTSLLP is encoded by the exons atGGTCTGTCTGTCCCGTTGCAGCAAGTGTGACCACACTGCCGGAGTCGTTGTTGTGGTCGTGCGGACTCTGCTCTTTGCGGGCACCGTGCACCCCTGCAGTGCCTACGACTTCCTCGGAGCCGTGAAGAGCCTCTTTCGAGC GCGGGAGATCGAGTGGTCGTGGGACGAGTACGAGCGCTGCATCCGGGAACGCTCGGACGACGCTCCACCCAGACGCCAGTCGGTGCTCGTGCTGCTCGGTTCCAAAGTGGAGCTGCCGTGCCCCGGAATATG CTTTCCGCCGGAGTCCGAGGCGCAGTCCCCGTGGCATCGCGTGGACCCACTTTCGAAGTCTTCCATCGCACCCGTGGCCCTCGGCAAGGGCGACACACGGCGGCAGCTCATGGGCTACGGTTCCCTGGTGGTAACGGACGCCCTGCCCTCGGACACGGGCTTCTACCGCTGCATGTGGGCCGGAAGGGAATACGCCACCTACCACCTGCAAGTGGTGGCCCGAGAGCCATACTCCATG GTGTGGGAGAACGAGCACAACAGCACCGAAGAGCGGGCCGACGTCCCCGGCTTcccgctggtcacgtggctcgagTGGTCCGAATGGAGCGGCTGTGACCGATGCGGCTCCGTCGGAAGACGCCGCCGAGCCGGGTTATGCACTGTCGGATACAAGGCAAGACGAACTTCGCTGCTTCCTTAG
- the LOC144110224 gene encoding uncharacterized protein LOC144110224: MEVEDLSVAPADDCRLVLGSSQNAAGTASALAVTADNPGVHVKRFCRCTHQRPPYTDAEMGESGFIQELRVKERNYKLMAVVLTVACIINLAVTGIGVAYLRLHFAQEDILSADSALPDSPHGRDQAVNLYSHIKAMIMKRRAKPLSSAQQTSTTPGYRLTRKRRTRWTSRFHFPDLRWLRGTTTSMAPKLFRQPSGYALT; encoded by the exons ATGGAAGTTGAGGACCTAAGTGTAGCCCCTGCG GATGACTGTCGCCTGGTGCTAGGCTCGTCGCAGAATGCCGCTGGTACTGCTTCAGCGTTGGCAGTCACTGCTGATAATCCAGGCGTACATGTTAAAA GGTTCTGCCGGTGTACGCATCAAAGGCCGCCCTACACCGATGCCGAAATGGGTGAGTCCGGCTTCATCCAGGAGCTGCGTGTCAAAGAGCGGAACTACAAGCTGATGGCTGTTGTCCTCACGGTGGCCTGCATCATAAACCTGGCTGTCACGGGCATTGGCGTCGCCTACCTGCGGCTCCATTTTGCACAGGAGGACATCCTCTCTGCAGACAGTGCATTGCCAGACTCTCCGCACGGCAGGGATCAAG CTGTGAATTTGTACAGCCACATCAAAGCCATGATCATGAAGAGAAGAGCCAAGCCGCTGTCGAGTGCACAGCAAACCTCAACAACGCCAGGTTACAGGCTGACGCGCAAGCGGAGAACGCGATGGACATCTCGCTTTCACTTCCCGGACCTGCGATGGTTAAGAGGCACCACAACAAGCATGGCACCCAAGCTGTTCAGACAGCCTTCTGGCTATGCGTTGACTTGA